A stretch of the Marinomonas maritima genome encodes the following:
- the rarD gene encoding EamA family transporter RarD yields MQSSSRSGIFYALTAFTLWAIAPIYFKEMSFVSATEVLAHRVIWSCLIVLVLIILLRYTNALKTVLRSPKTLMAMLVSTILIGVNWGTFIWAIQNNQMLSASLGYYINPLISILLGVIFFKEKLDRVRKAAVVLCFCAVVFEVIQFGSLPWVALSLAITFGFYGLVRKKIAVDSFTGMAIETAILLPFALLYLMMSDSPTANIFENNASINWLLFAAGPVTMVPLMCFAAAANRVSLVTLGFFQYIGPTGMFFLAVFLYDEPLSAEKLTTFVLIWSALAMLIVDSIRRIRKTKAVNFTSKKETL; encoded by the coding sequence ATGCAAAGCTCTTCTCGAAGTGGCATTTTTTATGCGCTAACGGCGTTTACTCTGTGGGCCATCGCGCCTATTTATTTCAAAGAGATGTCTTTCGTGTCCGCGACGGAAGTCCTTGCTCATCGAGTGATTTGGTCGTGCCTTATCGTCTTGGTTTTAATCATTTTACTGCGTTATACCAATGCATTGAAAACCGTCTTGCGATCACCTAAAACTTTGATGGCCATGCTTGTATCGACGATTTTGATCGGGGTGAATTGGGGGACATTTATCTGGGCGATACAAAACAATCAAATGTTAAGCGCCAGTTTGGGGTATTACATTAACCCATTAATTAGTATTTTATTGGGTGTCATTTTCTTTAAAGAAAAGCTGGATAGAGTACGTAAAGCGGCAGTCGTTCTGTGTTTCTGCGCCGTGGTTTTTGAAGTCATTCAGTTTGGCTCATTGCCTTGGGTTGCGCTTTCCCTAGCGATTACCTTTGGATTTTATGGTTTAGTACGTAAAAAAATAGCTGTTGATAGCTTTACCGGCATGGCGATTGAGACAGCCATTCTTTTGCCTTTCGCTCTCTTGTATTTAATGATGAGTGATTCCCCTACTGCCAATATTTTCGAAAATAATGCGAGTATAAATTGGTTACTGTTTGCTGCGGGTCCTGTCACTATGGTTCCGTTAATGTGCTTTGCGGCGGCGGCGAACCGAGTCAGTCTCGTGACGCTGGGGTTCTTCCAATACATTGGTCCAACGGGGATGTTTTTTCTAGCGGTGTTCTTATATGACGAGCCATTAAGCGCGGAAAAACTCACAACCTTCGTGCTTATTTGGTCCGCTCTTGCCATGTTGATTGTGGACTCTATTCGTCGCATACGAAAAACTAAAGCGGTGAACTTCACGTCTAAAAAAGAAACTCTGTAA